Within the Natranaeroarchaeum sulfidigenes genome, the region CGAGTGGGTCGCCGAACACGAAGAACAGCTCCACTCAACCGGCGAGCTTGCCGTGATCGGCGACAGCGCGGGCGGCGCGCTTGCAGCCGTTACCTCGCTGATGGCTGCCGACCGCGATGGCCCGGAGATCGACTATCAGGTGCTGATCTATCCCGGTATCAACGTCCGCAGGGAACAGGACTCGGTCCAGGAACACGCCGGAATCGTTCTCGACGAGGCGGATCTGGAGTGGTTCCACGACTGTTATTTCGGTAGCGACGTCCACTTCCGGAACCCCTACGCGAACCCGACCATGGCCTGTGACGTCTCGGGTGTTCCACCGGCGACAGTGATTACCGCCGGGTTCGATCCCCTGCGCGATGGCGCGACGGGCTACGTCGAGCAACTGATCGACGACGGCGTCTCGGTGCGGTATCGCAACTACGAGTCGATGGTTCACGGCTTTATTACGATGCTTTCGGGTTCAGAGTCGGTCGACGTAGCACACGACGCGATCAGAGAGATTGCGGACGATCTGGATGATATGTTCGACGGCACCAGCTGACCCCGACGCCTACCGAGATGTTACATTGTAACATTGTATACAATGTAACTCCCGGACGATTTCAGCCGAATCGATCCGTCACTCAATCCTCTTGATTCTCCTCGACGAACGAGAACATCGACTCGTCGTTCGCTCCGTCGTCCGCCGTGGAGTCCCTGTCGTCTTCGTCCTCGGTCTCACCGGCCTCGTCCTGCCCGCTGTCCGTCACAGGGTCGGCGTCCGCCCCGGTAACTGCGGCAGTGCTGTCGGCCAGTTCGGTATCATCGGCTGGCTCGGCGTCCGATTCGATCCCGTCGGCTGGCTCGGCGCCAACCTCTCTCTCATTGTCCGGGTCGGCGTCGTCGGCTGCCGGGAGCGCCGCCCCGTCGGGGGTCATGGATCCGTCTCCCGTAGAGTCCGTCTCGAAGCGGTCGAGTGCTTCCGAAAGCTGGCTCGCCTGTGAGGTCAGCTCCGAGGCCGATCGCGACACTTCGGTGAGCGCGGTCGTCTGTTGTTCGGCTGCGGCGGCAACGTTTTCGGACTCCGCGGTAGTTTCCTCGGAGATCGTCGCGGCCTCCTCGACCATCGTGACGACCTCTTCGGTCGATGCTGCCTGTTCTTCGGTCGCCGCGGAGATCTCCTGTACGCCAGTGTTGGTCTCCTGTGCGTATTCGGCGATCTCGTCGAGGGCGTCCGCAGCTGCACGCACGGAGTCGGTGTGCGTGGTAATCTCCTCGCTGGTCGTCCGGAC harbors:
- a CDS encoding alpha/beta hydrolase → MEADEIDPNVQRILARRERVEPILMPVRSVRWIRLVMRGLNWVQNRNPPAVGATTDLTIDGPGGDLPLRVYEPEAEGPHPTLVFFHGGGHVLGDLESHDLLCRHLTRETDCVVVAVEYRLAPEHPFPANVEDAYRATEWVAEHEEQLHSTGELAVIGDSAGGALAAVTSLMAADRDGPEIDYQVLIYPGINVRREQDSVQEHAGIVLDEADLEWFHDCYFGSDVHFRNPYANPTMACDVSGVPPATVITAGFDPLRDGATGYVEQLIDDGVSVRYRNYESMVHGFITMLSGSESVDVAHDAIREIADDLDDMFDGTS